From the genome of Ralstonia pickettii, one region includes:
- the purH gene encoding bifunctional phosphoribosylaminoimidazolecarboxamide formyltransferase/IMP cyclohydrolase, whose amino-acid sequence MIQQALLSVSDKTGIVDFARALHERGVKLLSTGGTAKLLAESGLPVTEVADYTGFPEMLDGRVKTLHPKVHGGILARRDLPEHMAALSEHSIPTIDLLVVNLYPFQQTVAKDECTLADAIENIDIGGPTMLRSAAKNHRDVTVIVDPADYATVLAEMQANNNTVGYETNFMLAKKVFAHTAQYDGAITNYLTSLGADKSHSTRSAYPQTLNLAFEKVQEMRYGENPHQSAAFYRDLKAVDGALANYTQLQGKELSYNNIADADAAWECVKSFDPAKGAACVIIKHANPCGVAIGVTAQEAYEKAFKTDSTSAFGGIIAFNVPLDDAAAQVVAKQFVEVLIAPGFSEGARAVFAGKQNVRVLEIPLGKGVNAFDFKRVGGGLLVQSPDAKNVQPSELRVVTKRHPTPKEMDDLMFAWRVAKFVKSNAIVFCGGGMTLGVGAGQMSRVDSARIASIKAQNAGLTLAGSAVASDAFFPFRDGLDVVVDAGASCVIQPGGSVRDDEVIAAADERNVAMIFTGTRHFRH is encoded by the coding sequence ATGATCCAGCAAGCCCTGCTTTCCGTTTCCGACAAGACCGGCATCGTCGACTTTGCCCGTGCCCTGCACGAGCGCGGCGTCAAGCTCCTCTCCACCGGCGGCACCGCCAAGCTGCTTGCCGAATCCGGCCTGCCCGTGACGGAAGTGGCGGACTACACCGGCTTTCCGGAAATGCTCGACGGCCGCGTCAAGACGCTGCACCCGAAGGTGCACGGCGGCATCCTGGCCCGCCGCGACCTGCCTGAGCACATGGCCGCGCTGTCCGAACACAGCATCCCGACCATCGACCTGCTGGTGGTGAACCTGTACCCGTTCCAGCAGACGGTGGCCAAGGACGAATGCACGCTGGCCGACGCCATCGAGAACATCGACATCGGCGGCCCGACCATGCTGCGCTCGGCGGCCAAGAACCATCGCGACGTGACGGTGATCGTCGATCCGGCCGACTACGCCACCGTGCTGGCCGAAATGCAAGCCAACAACAACACGGTCGGCTACGAGACCAACTTCATGCTGGCCAAGAAGGTGTTTGCGCACACCGCCCAGTACGACGGCGCGATCACCAACTACCTGACGAGCCTCGGCGCCGACAAGTCGCACAGCACGCGCAGCGCCTATCCGCAAACGCTGAACCTCGCCTTCGAAAAGGTGCAGGAGATGCGCTACGGCGAGAACCCGCACCAATCCGCCGCCTTCTATCGCGACCTCAAGGCCGTCGACGGCGCGCTCGCCAACTACACGCAACTGCAGGGCAAGGAGCTGTCGTATAACAACATCGCCGACGCCGATGCTGCGTGGGAATGCGTGAAGTCGTTCGACCCCGCCAAGGGCGCCGCCTGCGTCATCATCAAGCATGCCAACCCCTGCGGCGTGGCCATCGGCGTCACCGCCCAAGAGGCGTATGAGAAGGCGTTCAAGACCGACTCCACCTCGGCCTTCGGCGGCATCATCGCCTTCAACGTGCCGTTGGATGATGCGGCCGCACAGGTGGTGGCTAAACAGTTCGTAGAAGTGCTGATCGCCCCGGGCTTCTCGGAAGGCGCACGGGCCGTGTTCGCGGGCAAGCAGAACGTCCGCGTGCTGGAAATTCCGCTCGGCAAGGGCGTGAACGCATTCGACTTCAAGCGCGTTGGCGGCGGCCTGCTGGTGCAGAGCCCGGATGCCAAGAACGTGCAGCCGAGCGAGCTGCGCGTGGTCACCAAGCGCCACCCGACGCCGAAGGAAATGGACGATCTGATGTTTGCCTGGCGCGTCGCCAAGTTCGTCAAGTCCAACGCCATCGTGTTCTGCGGCGGCGGCATGACGCTGGGCGTGGGCGCCGGCCAGATGAGCCGTGTGGACTCGGCCCGCATCGCCAGCATCAAGGCGCAGAACGCCGGCCTGACGCTGGCCGGTTCGGCTGTGGCATCGGATGCGTTCTTCCCGTTCCGCGACGGCCTGGACGTGGTGGTAGATGCTGGCGCCTCCTGCGTGATCCAGCCGGGCGGCTCGGTACGCGACGATGAAGTGATCGCCGCCGCCGACGAGCGCAACGTGGCGATGATCTTCACCGGCACCCGCCACTTCCGCCACTAA
- a CDS encoding Fis family transcriptional regulator, whose protein sequence is MSRNPIERCIRDSLDAYYRDLDGENPSNVYDMVLQAIERPLLETVMEWASNNQSQAADYLGINRNTLRKKLQQHGLI, encoded by the coding sequence ATGAGCCGCAACCCGATCGAACGTTGCATCCGCGACAGCCTGGATGCGTATTACCGTGACCTGGACGGTGAGAACCCCTCCAACGTCTACGACATGGTGCTGCAGGCCATTGAACGGCCGCTGCTGGAAACCGTGATGGAATGGGCTTCCAACAACCAGTCGCAGGCGGCCGACTACCTCGGCATCAACCGCAATACGCTGCGCAAGAAGTTGCAGCAGCACGGCCTCATCTGA
- the dusB gene encoding tRNA dihydrouridine synthase DusB, which yields MQIGPHTLRNNLFVAPMAGVTDRPFRQLCKRLGAGYAVSEMVASNAQLWKSEKTMRRANHTGEVEPIAVQIAGAEPMMMAEAARYNVDRGAQIIDINMGCPAKKVCNVAAGSALLQNEPLVQRIVEAVVGAVGDRVPVTLKIRTGWDREHRNALTVARIAQDAGISMLTVHGRTRADLYHGEAEYDTIAAVKASVRIPVVANGDITTPAKAKHVLAVTGADAIMIGRAAQGRPWLFREIEHFLQTGTLLPAPEVEEIRGIMNAHLEEHYAFYGEYTGVRTARKHIAWYTRGLAGANLFRHRMNTIEDTAAQLAAVNAFFDEQRALSDRLVYEDQATGGDRPTTGNNDNNKELLAA from the coding sequence TTGCAGATCGGACCGCATACCCTTCGCAACAACCTGTTCGTCGCCCCCATGGCGGGCGTGACGGACCGCCCGTTCCGTCAGCTGTGCAAACGGCTGGGCGCGGGCTATGCGGTGTCCGAGATGGTCGCGTCCAACGCGCAGTTGTGGAAAAGCGAGAAGACCATGCGGCGCGCCAACCACACGGGCGAGGTCGAACCGATTGCCGTGCAGATTGCCGGTGCCGAGCCGATGATGATGGCCGAGGCCGCGCGCTACAACGTCGATCGCGGTGCGCAGATCATCGACATCAACATGGGCTGCCCTGCCAAGAAGGTATGCAACGTGGCCGCCGGTTCCGCTCTGCTGCAGAACGAGCCGCTGGTCCAGCGCATTGTCGAGGCCGTGGTCGGTGCGGTGGGCGATCGCGTGCCGGTGACGCTGAAGATCCGCACCGGTTGGGACCGCGAACACCGCAATGCCCTCACCGTAGCGCGCATTGCGCAGGATGCCGGCATCAGCATGTTGACCGTGCACGGCCGCACGCGTGCCGATCTGTACCACGGTGAAGCGGAATACGACACCATCGCCGCGGTCAAAGCGTCGGTGCGCATTCCGGTAGTGGCCAATGGCGATATCACCACACCGGCCAAGGCCAAGCACGTGCTGGCCGTGACCGGCGCCGACGCCATCATGATCGGCCGCGCGGCGCAGGGGCGCCCGTGGCTGTTCCGCGAGATCGAGCATTTCCTGCAGACCGGCACGCTGCTGCCCGCGCCGGAAGTGGAAGAGATCCGCGGCATCATGAATGCGCATCTGGAAGAGCACTACGCGTTCTATGGCGAATACACCGGCGTGCGCACCGCACGCAAGCACATCGCCTGGTACACGCGTGGGTTGGCGGGGGCCAACCTGTTCCGCCACCGCATGAACACCATCGAGGACACCGCGGCCCAGCTGGCCGCCGTCAACGCGTTCTTCGACGAGCAGCGTGCGCTGTCCGACCGTCTGGTCTACGAAGACCAGGCGACCGGTGGCGACCGCCCCACGACGGGCAACAACGACAACAACAAGGAACTGCTTGCCGCATGA
- a CDS encoding NAD(P)/FAD-dependent oxidoreductase codes for MATPEGSAAGDRHQITVIGAGIVGTACALQLQRDGHQVTLLDQAGIGEGCSFGNAGCLSVASVVPMALPGMLKQVPKWLADPMGPLTVRWPYLPRALPWLLQWVLAGNEAQARATAQPLASLFSATFPGYRHLLDAAQYDDLIRQTGHLYVWRTLARSSGDVLAQSIRDATGVRSQALSAGEARELEPALAADIQSGLLLPDNGFTVNPERLVKTLAANFAAAGGTFLRRKVLDMEFGRSDYGGPTRLHTDRGTLPVSKLVLCAGAWSMRLGAKLTSIRIPLDTERGYHATLRAPSVQPSRPIMDCERKFIATPMEGGLRIAGTVEIGGLDAPPDYRRARVLMQQGQQLFPGLGFTDDSQWMGHRPSLPDSLPVIDRSERHRNVFFAFGHGHLGMTGAPGTARLIADLISERTPFIDARPYGLHRFQ; via the coding sequence GTGGCAACACCCGAGGGCAGCGCTGCGGGCGATCGCCACCAGATCACCGTGATTGGCGCCGGCATTGTCGGCACGGCGTGCGCCCTGCAATTGCAACGTGATGGCCATCAAGTCACGCTGCTCGATCAGGCCGGCATTGGCGAGGGTTGCTCGTTCGGCAACGCAGGCTGCCTGAGCGTGGCGTCGGTCGTGCCGATGGCGCTGCCGGGCATGCTCAAGCAGGTACCGAAATGGCTGGCCGATCCGATGGGACCGCTGACGGTGCGTTGGCCCTATCTGCCGCGCGCGCTGCCGTGGCTGCTGCAATGGGTGCTCGCGGGCAACGAGGCGCAGGCCCGCGCGACCGCGCAGCCGCTGGCGAGTCTCTTCAGCGCGACCTTCCCCGGTTATCGCCACCTGCTCGACGCCGCGCAATATGACGACCTGATCCGCCAGACGGGCCACCTGTATGTGTGGCGCACGCTGGCGCGTTCGTCGGGCGACGTGCTGGCGCAGTCCATTCGCGATGCGACGGGCGTGCGCTCGCAAGCCCTGAGCGCCGGTGAAGCGCGCGAACTGGAGCCCGCACTGGCCGCCGACATCCAATCCGGTCTGCTGCTGCCCGACAACGGCTTCACAGTGAATCCGGAACGGCTGGTCAAGACGCTGGCAGCCAACTTTGCGGCGGCCGGGGGCACCTTCCTGCGCCGCAAGGTGTTGGACATGGAATTCGGCCGCAGCGACTACGGCGGCCCGACTCGGCTGCACACCGATCGCGGCACGCTGCCCGTGTCGAAACTGGTGCTGTGCGCCGGTGCTTGGTCGATGCGGCTGGGCGCGAAACTCACCAGCATCCGCATTCCGCTCGACACGGAACGCGGCTATCACGCCACGCTGCGCGCGCCCAGCGTGCAGCCTTCACGGCCGATCATGGATTGCGAGCGCAAGTTCATCGCCACGCCCATGGAAGGCGGCTTGCGGATTGCCGGCACCGTGGAGATCGGTGGGTTGGACGCGCCGCCCGACTACCGCCGCGCCCGCGTCCTCATGCAACAGGGCCAGCAGCTCTTCCCCGGCCTAGGCTTTACGGACGACAGCCAATGGATGGGCCATCGGCCCTCTCTACCCGACAGCCTGCCCGTGATCGACCGCTCGGAGCGCCACCGCAACGTGTTTTTTGCATTCGGGCACGGCCACCTGGGCATGACGGGGGCGCCGGGTACAGCCCGACTCATCGCCGATCTGATCAGCGAGCGCACGCCTTTCATCGACGCCCGCCCCTACGGCCTGCACCGTTTCCAATAA
- a CDS encoding UbiH/UbiF/VisC/COQ6 family ubiquinone biosynthesis hydroxylase — protein sequence MTGSITANSAAPEFDVAIVGAGPVGLALANWLLRDTDLRIALFDARDAEAAARDPRALALSHGSRVLLQEIGGWPTRATPITHIHVSQRGHFGQAHIRREDYDVPALGHVVQYGDLSAALNAALATLVARYPMRLTRYDHTPVERVEQLPRADGTVAPARVRALREGRHPLAIETEVVIQAEGGLFDDARKQQRGIAQARRRDYGQTAIVAHVRCSAPLEGWAWERFTPEGPLALLPQDDAHGPGYALVWCCAPDEARRRAALPDDAFLAELGAAFGERMGHFTHASPRHTFALGLHAQRIPVDRRVAAIGNAAQTIHPVAGQGFNLGLRDAFEMARALREGATAATLARFARERAFDRAVTIGLTDLLPRAFAVPGRPFGHLRGAALTLLECLPPLKHGLARQMMFGQRG from the coding sequence ATGACCGGGAGCATCACAGCGAACAGCGCCGCGCCGGAGTTCGACGTCGCCATCGTCGGCGCAGGCCCCGTCGGGCTGGCGCTGGCGAACTGGTTGCTGCGCGACACCGACTTGCGCATCGCCCTGTTCGACGCGCGCGATGCTGAAGCCGCCGCGCGAGACCCGCGCGCGCTGGCGCTCTCGCATGGCTCGCGCGTGCTGCTGCAGGAGATTGGCGGCTGGCCTACGCGCGCCACGCCCATCACGCACATCCATGTCTCGCAGCGCGGCCACTTCGGGCAGGCGCATATCCGCCGCGAAGACTACGACGTCCCCGCGCTCGGACACGTCGTGCAATACGGCGACCTGAGCGCCGCGCTCAACGCCGCACTCGCCACGCTGGTGGCACGCTACCCGATGCGCCTCACCCGCTACGACCACACGCCCGTGGAGCGCGTCGAGCAACTGCCGCGCGCCGACGGCACGGTGGCCCCGGCACGCGTGCGGGCGCTGCGCGAGGGGCGCCATCCGCTGGCCATCGAAACCGAAGTCGTCATCCAGGCCGAAGGCGGCTTGTTTGACGACGCACGCAAGCAGCAACGCGGCATTGCACAGGCGCGGCGGCGCGATTACGGCCAGACCGCCATCGTCGCGCACGTGCGCTGCAGCGCCCCGCTGGAAGGCTGGGCGTGGGAGCGCTTCACGCCCGAAGGCCCGCTCGCGTTGTTGCCGCAGGATGATGCGCACGGTCCCGGCTACGCGCTCGTCTGGTGCTGCGCGCCCGACGAAGCGCGCCGACGCGCAGCCTTGCCCGACGACGCCTTCCTTGCTGAGTTGGGCGCTGCCTTCGGTGAGCGCATGGGCCACTTCACCCACGCCAGTCCGCGCCACACATTCGCGCTTGGGCTGCACGCCCAGCGCATTCCGGTCGACCGCCGTGTCGCCGCCATCGGCAATGCCGCGCAGACGATTCACCCCGTGGCAGGCCAGGGCTTCAACCTCGGCCTGCGCGATGCGTTCGAGATGGCGCGCGCGCTTCGGGAAGGGGCCACGGCAGCCACCCTCGCCCGCTTCGCCCGCGAACGCGCGTTCGACCGCGCCGTCACCATCGGTCTGACCGATTTGCTGCCGCGCGCGTTTGCCGTGCCGGGCCGGCCGTTTGGCCACCTGCGGGGCGCGGCGCTGACGCTGCTGGAATGCCTGCCGCCGCTCAAGCACGGGCTGGCGCGGCAAATGATGTTCGGGCAGCGGGGCTAA
- a CDS encoding aminopeptidase P N-terminal domain-containing protein: protein MSATELAFLQTYRQRRERVVQWLRTASGGRGGVAIVPTAPEAMRNRDSDYPYRHDSYFYYLTGFTEPEAVLAIVVPAGNAPARSVLFCRPKHEEREIWDGFRFGPEAAKDAFGLEEGHSVEDIDATLPKLLANAGAVAYPLAESSAFDRRMRRWLDAVRMQGRAGVSSPHQALDVRAILDEMRLFKDASELDIMRRAGRISAGAHVRAMQASRAGLREYHLEAELLYEFRRHGAQSVAYNSIVATGPNACVLHYRAGNAELRDGDLCLIDAGCELDGYASDITRTFPVNGRFTGPQRELYELVVAAQEAALAQTRPGVPYNVPHDAATRVLAQGMLDTGLLDANKVGTLDDVIAGGQYRQFYMHRTGHWLGMDVHDVGEYRTPGTVAPAEGERPWRPLEAGMVLTVEPGIYVRPAPGVPEQYWHIGIRIEDDAIVTPEGCEIITRDVPVAPDEIELVMRSRA from the coding sequence ATGTCCGCCACCGAACTCGCTTTCCTCCAGACCTATCGCCAGCGCCGCGAACGCGTCGTGCAGTGGCTGCGCACTGCATCGGGTGGTCGTGGCGGAGTCGCCATCGTGCCGACCGCGCCCGAAGCGATGCGCAACCGCGACAGCGACTACCCCTACCGGCACGACAGCTACTTCTATTACCTGACCGGCTTTACCGAGCCCGAAGCGGTGCTCGCCATCGTTGTGCCCGCGGGCAACGCGCCGGCGCGCAGCGTGCTGTTCTGCCGCCCGAAGCATGAGGAGCGCGAAATCTGGGACGGCTTCCGCTTCGGCCCGGAAGCCGCGAAGGACGCCTTCGGCCTGGAAGAAGGGCACTCGGTGGAAGACATTGATGCGACGCTGCCCAAGTTACTCGCCAATGCAGGTGCCGTGGCCTATCCGCTCGCCGAGAGCAGTGCGTTCGATCGCCGCATGCGCCGCTGGCTCGATGCAGTGCGCATGCAAGGCCGCGCGGGGGTGTCGTCGCCGCACCAAGCCCTGGACGTGCGCGCGATCCTCGATGAGATGCGGCTGTTCAAGGACGCAAGCGAACTTGACATCATGCGCCGTGCCGGACGCATCTCTGCCGGGGCGCACGTGCGCGCCATGCAGGCGTCGCGTGCCGGGCTGCGTGAATACCATCTCGAAGCGGAACTGCTATACGAATTCCGCCGCCACGGCGCGCAGAGCGTTGCCTACAACTCCATCGTGGCGACGGGCCCGAACGCGTGCGTACTGCACTACCGCGCCGGCAATGCAGAACTGCGCGACGGCGATCTCTGCCTGATCGATGCCGGCTGTGAACTGGATGGCTACGCGTCAGACATCACGCGCACGTTCCCGGTCAATGGCCGCTTCACCGGCCCGCAACGCGAACTGTATGAGCTTGTGGTGGCCGCGCAGGAAGCCGCCCTTGCGCAGACGCGCCCCGGCGTGCCTTACAACGTGCCGCACGATGCCGCCACCCGCGTGCTGGCCCAAGGCATGCTCGACACCGGCCTGCTCGACGCAAACAAGGTCGGCACGCTCGATGACGTGATCGCCGGCGGCCAATACCGTCAGTTCTACATGCACCGCACCGGCCACTGGCTCGGCATGGACGTGCACGACGTGGGGGAATACCGCACGCCCGGCACCGTTGCCCCGGCTGAAGGCGAACGCCCGTGGCGCCCGCTGGAAGCCGGCATGGTGCTGACCGTCGAACCCGGGATCTACGTGCGCCCCGCGCCCGGCGTGCCGGAACAGTATTGGCACATCGGCATCCGCATTGAAGACGACGCCATCGTCACGCCCGAAGGGTGCGAAATCATCACGCGCGACGTGCCGGTGGCCCCAGACGAAATCGAACTGGTGATGCGGAGCCGCGCATGA
- a CDS encoding putative bifunctional diguanylate cyclase/phosphodiesterase — protein sequence MLASSYNPLLVLLSLFVAILASYTALDMAGRVVTAQGRAALWWLIGGASAMGLGIWSMHFVGMLALNLPIPVGYDAGITLTSLAIGIGASIFALWLVSRRELPWPRLAGGAVLMGAGVAGMHYTGMAALRMNPGIQYDPARFALSIVIAVLASGVALWMAFRLRQQSRRVRALRAGSAVVMGVAIVGMHYVGMAAAAFPYGSVCGAAHTGASAEWLALVIIIVTLAVLAIALIISVLDLRMEARTALLANSLAAANKELAYLALHDNLTKLSNRVLLEDRLTQAIRTADREKRRFAVMFMDLDGFKAVNDVYGHHVGDLLLIDVAQRIGARVRQQDTVARVGGDEFVVLAYVDDPEDAGTLADALLGVVREPFMAGGHELRVSTSIGIAIYPGDGGNQHDLLTNADAAMYHAKGLGRNAYSFFEPSMNADVHQQLQLVQDLRRAVERHELVLHYQPKFNAPNGPIMGVEALVRWQHPQRGLVPADEFIPLAEKTGLIVPLGAWVLDEACRQMAQWQREGHAGWTVAVNLSALQFGHAALIDTVRDTLARHALDPRSLMLEITESTAMRDVDASLQILQQLDAMGVRISIDDFGTGYSSLLYLKRLPASELKIDRGFVRDLAHDTEDAAIVSAIVALGQTLNLRIVAEGVETAEQQAFLTRLGCHSLQGYLLGRPMTAESLSAAMA from the coding sequence ATGCTCGCCAGTAGTTACAACCCTCTTCTCGTCCTGCTTTCCCTCTTCGTGGCCATCCTGGCGTCGTATACGGCGCTGGATATGGCAGGACGCGTCGTGACCGCGCAAGGCCGCGCGGCGTTGTGGTGGCTCATCGGCGGCGCCTCGGCCATGGGGTTGGGCATTTGGTCGATGCACTTTGTCGGCATGCTGGCGCTGAACCTGCCGATCCCGGTTGGATATGACGCCGGTATCACATTGACGTCGCTCGCCATTGGCATTGGGGCGTCAATATTTGCGTTATGGCTGGTCAGCCGGCGTGAACTGCCGTGGCCCCGCTTGGCGGGCGGCGCCGTCCTCATGGGCGCAGGCGTGGCGGGTATGCATTACACCGGCATGGCCGCGCTGCGCATGAACCCCGGCATTCAATACGACCCCGCCAGGTTTGCTCTGTCGATCGTGATTGCCGTGCTGGCCTCGGGCGTGGCGCTGTGGATGGCGTTTCGCCTGCGGCAGCAGTCGCGACGCGTTCGTGCGCTGCGTGCCGGTTCGGCGGTGGTGATGGGCGTGGCGATCGTCGGCATGCACTACGTGGGTATGGCCGCGGCGGCGTTTCCATACGGCAGCGTGTGTGGCGCTGCGCACACCGGCGCGAGTGCCGAATGGCTGGCGCTGGTCATCATCATCGTGACGCTGGCGGTGCTGGCCATCGCGCTCATCATCTCGGTGCTGGATTTGCGCATGGAAGCGCGCACCGCCTTGCTGGCGAACTCGCTGGCCGCAGCCAACAAGGAATTGGCCTACCTTGCGCTGCACGACAACCTGACCAAGCTGTCCAACCGCGTGCTTCTGGAAGACCGTCTGACCCAGGCGATCCGCACGGCTGATCGCGAGAAGCGCCGCTTCGCAGTCATGTTCATGGATCTGGACGGTTTCAAGGCCGTCAACGATGTCTATGGCCACCACGTGGGTGATCTGCTGCTGATCGACGTCGCGCAGCGCATCGGCGCGCGGGTGCGGCAGCAGGACACCGTGGCGCGAGTCGGTGGGGATGAATTCGTCGTGCTGGCCTATGTGGATGATCCGGAAGACGCCGGCACCCTGGCCGACGCGCTGCTGGGCGTGGTGCGCGAGCCCTTCATGGCCGGCGGTCACGAATTGCGCGTCTCCACCAGCATCGGCATCGCGATCTACCCTGGCGACGGCGGCAACCAGCATGACCTGCTGACCAACGCCGATGCGGCGATGTACCACGCAAAGGGCCTGGGCCGGAACGCCTACAGCTTTTTCGAGCCATCGATGAACGCCGACGTGCATCAGCAGTTGCAGCTTGTGCAAGACCTGCGCCGCGCGGTCGAGCGGCACGAACTCGTGCTGCATTACCAGCCGAAATTCAATGCGCCCAATGGGCCGATCATGGGCGTGGAGGCGCTGGTGCGCTGGCAGCATCCGCAGCGCGGTCTGGTGCCCGCCGATGAATTCATCCCGCTGGCCGAAAAGACCGGTCTGATCGTGCCGCTGGGCGCCTGGGTGCTGGACGAGGCCTGCCGCCAGATGGCGCAATGGCAACGCGAGGGGCACGCCGGCTGGACCGTCGCCGTGAATCTCTCCGCGCTGCAGTTTGGCCATGCCGCACTCATCGACACCGTGCGCGATACGCTCGCGCGCCATGCGCTGGACCCGCGCAGCCTGATGCTGGAAATTACAGAATCGACCGCCATGCGCGATGTCGACGCGAGCCTGCAGATCCTGCAGCAGCTCGACGCGATGGGCGTGAGGATTTCGATCGACGATTTCGGCACCGGCTATTCCAGCCTGCTCTATCTCAAGCGTTTGCCTGCCAGCGAACTGAAGATCGACCGCGGCTTCGTGCGCGACCTGGCGCACGACACGGAAGACGCGGCCATCGTCTCGGCCATCGTGGCGCTGGGCCAGACGCTGAACCTGCGCATCGTCGCAGAGGGTGTGGAGACCGCCGAGCAGCAGGCGTTCCTGACGCGGCTCGGCTGCCACTCGCTGCAGGGCTACCTGCTCGGCCGCCCGATGACGGCGGAATCGTTGAGCGCGGCGATGGCGTAA
- the murU gene encoding N-acetylmuramate alpha-1-phosphate uridylyltransferase MurU, protein MIFAAGRGDRMRPLTDHTPKPLLTVGGKPLIVWQIERLAAAGVRDIVINHAWLGAQIETALGDGSAWGVRLAYSPEEQALETAGGVAQAMPLLHAGDGHSVFIAVSGDVFCDYDYALLRERAPAMAAQAAPGMHLVMVPNPPYHLRGDFALDNEGMLHAEGAERLTFGNIGLYDTRLFAGIAPGTRLAMTPLYHQAIAEGRATGERFDGRWENVGTPAQLAALDAEVASR, encoded by the coding sequence ATGATTTTTGCGGCGGGCCGCGGCGATCGCATGCGGCCGCTGACCGACCACACGCCCAAGCCACTGCTCACCGTGGGCGGCAAACCCCTGATCGTCTGGCAGATCGAGCGCCTGGCTGCTGCCGGCGTGCGCGACATCGTCATCAACCACGCGTGGCTCGGCGCGCAGATCGAAACCGCCCTGGGCGATGGCAGCGCGTGGGGCGTGCGCCTCGCATATTCGCCGGAAGAGCAGGCGCTCGAAACGGCAGGCGGGGTTGCGCAGGCCATGCCGCTGCTGCATGCAGGCGATGGGCACAGCGTATTCATTGCCGTCAGCGGCGATGTGTTCTGCGATTACGACTACGCCTTGCTGCGCGAGCGGGCGCCCGCAATGGCCGCGCAAGCGGCGCCGGGCATGCATCTGGTGATGGTGCCCAATCCGCCCTACCACCTGCGCGGCGATTTCGCGCTGGATAACGAAGGCATGCTCCACGCCGAAGGCGCCGAGCGCCTCACGTTCGGCAACATCGGCTTGTACGACACACGCCTGTTTGCCGGCATCGCGCCCGGCACGCGGCTGGCAATGACGCCGCTGTACCACCAGGCGATCGCCGAAGGTCGCGCCACCGGCGAGCGCTTCGATGGCCGCTGGGAAAACGTCGGCACGCCAGCCCAGCTGGCCGCGCTAGACGCTGAAGTCGCGTCGCGCTAA
- a CDS encoding AzlD domain-containing protein — translation MKALILFGVLLIAGAATYLIRLSFIALEGRMNLPMWFRSALPYVPAAMLTALIAPDLLMRDGALAVSVDNPRLLAGVVAIVIARVTKSAMWTIVGGMAVLLILMKVMA, via the coding sequence ATGAAAGCCCTGATCCTCTTCGGCGTGCTGTTGATTGCCGGCGCCGCCACCTATCTGATCCGCCTATCGTTCATCGCGCTGGAAGGGCGCATGAACCTGCCGATGTGGTTCCGCAGCGCCCTGCCCTATGTGCCGGCTGCGATGCTGACCGCGCTCATCGCGCCCGACCTCCTGATGCGCGATGGCGCGCTCGCGGTGTCGGTCGACAACCCACGCCTGCTTGCCGGCGTCGTCGCCATCGTCATTGCACGGGTGACGAAAAGCGCGATGTGGACCATCGTCGGCGGGATGGCCGTGCTGCTGATTCTCATGAAGGTGATGGCTTGA
- a CDS encoding AzlC family ABC transporter permease — protein sequence MASPRTVEFRAGMLALAPMLLGVVPFGMIYGVLATSAGMPAWLAVAMSAIVFGGASQMILVQLWAGGAPALVIAATVSMVNLRHALYSASIAPALAHLPRRWKWLIAYLLTDEAFAAMNRRVVTAQPGSEEAAYRHWYFLGAGVALWSSWQASTIVGVLLGAQVPTSWPLDFFLPLTFIAIVVPALRTRAQLAAALSGAALAVAWTGWPHKLGLMSAACVGIAVGALVERLLARTSDKGAAA from the coding sequence ATGGCCTCTCCCCGCACCGTTGAGTTTCGCGCCGGTATGCTGGCACTCGCGCCGATGCTGCTGGGCGTGGTGCCGTTCGGCATGATCTACGGCGTGCTGGCTACGTCGGCCGGCATGCCCGCATGGCTTGCCGTGGCGATGAGCGCCATCGTTTTCGGTGGCGCGTCGCAGATGATCCTCGTGCAGTTGTGGGCAGGCGGCGCGCCCGCGCTGGTGATTGCGGCGACCGTCTCGATGGTGAATCTGCGGCACGCGCTGTATTCGGCCAGCATTGCGCCGGCGCTGGCGCATCTGCCGCGCCGCTGGAAATGGCTGATCGCCTATCTGCTGACCGACGAAGCCTTCGCCGCCATGAACCGCCGCGTGGTCACCGCGCAGCCGGGCAGCGAGGAAGCCGCCTACCGCCATTGGTATTTCCTCGGCGCTGGCGTGGCGCTGTGGTCGAGCTGGCAGGCGTCGACCATCGTCGGCGTGCTGCTGGGCGCGCAGGTGCCGACCTCGTGGCCGCTCGATTTCTTCCTGCCCCTTACGTTTATCGCCATCGTGGTGCCGGCACTGCGCACGCGCGCACAACTCGCTGCAGCCTTGTCCGGCGCCGCGCTGGCCGTGGCGTGGACGGGCTGGCCGCACAAGCTCGGGCTCATGAGCGCCGCGTGCGTGGGCATTGCCGTCGGCGCACTGGTTGAGCGCTTACTGGCCCGGACGTCCGACAAGGGGGCTGCCGCATGA